From Danio rerio strain Tuebingen ecotype United States chromosome 2, GRCz12tu, whole genome shotgun sequence:
GATTCTGAAACGGTGTGTGGCGGGGTTAGTGAGCTGTTATCAGTTGAGTTCAACACGATGAACTTGTACTTCTTCCAGTTGTGGACTTTTGCATAAGTGATGGAGCTCGGGGGAGACGCTGGCCGTCGACTGCAGCCACTGGACTCTGCGGGTGAGTTGGGTTGGCAGTCTGATCTAAGAGGGCTCTCAGGACCACCGGTGTGACATGCTTCGATGTTCTCCACCTCTGAGCTCAGAAGCGGAGCCTTCCGGTTTCCTTCAGCTCGTGCCGAGCGAAAGAGCACAGATGGACGGTTCCTCTCCTTGTCTCCGTCTTCAACGGCTGCATTAGTAATTGTTCTGGCCGAGGTGCCACTTTCTGGCAGTGAGTGTTGCTGATGGGCTATTACAGTGGTCTTGGGGATCTGCCAAAGGGGGTTTGTGGGATTGGAGGGCTCCAGCGGAAGAGGGAGATGTCTGTAGAAGCGAGTGGGGTTTTCGGTGCAAGTGCTGACTGCATAGTGCAGGTTGGGAGATGTGTAAGTGCTGAAGTTAACGCTGGACTGCGGGTTCAGGGCTTCAATAAAGGGAGCTTCTGAAGACAAACAACCCCGATTAACCAGCATCTCTGTCCTCGTCTGCTTCATGCACAGGCCCCTTTGAAAATAAAGGTAGATAGGAGTCAGAATTCACTCATTATTGttcattgtatttgtattgtactTTATGAtctttgtttttgtgtttcaGTTTCTTCTGATACTTAATTAAAAGTCACAAAAGCATATCAAGTTAAGAGACCTCTACTTTTTTGGTGTCTGCCTCAAATGTTCCCTTTTAAAATGCCTGTTAATTAACAAGTTCTGTATATAATGAtttacagttattattttttttttgctgtttatttatggttgtgaattgcattatgggacctttatTTCtgttctgttgacttttgatgttgaaaattcaattgTGCAGTTTaataagtgacttttattatcatttaagtagtttgaaataatatattgtataagagATAACATATAGAGATCTGAAACTGTGAAATAACAAAacagtactggcagtttattaccagggTTTTGTACCATAATCTGCAACACCAACACAGGCAATACATtacttcaaactatttaaaaaagaaaatcactttttcaaactttccaACATCAAAcggtattttttttacagtgtaactctCATAATATAACTTTAGTAAAAGTAAAGAgtcaaaatatgggtgaaataatgttCAGTCAACATTCAATGTCAAGTGAGAGCTTGTATGTTGCCATTACTCACCTGGAGTCTATGAACCTCTGGCATGTTTCCATCACATGGTCCATCTGTAAGTATGTGGCTGTGTTGAGGGTGGCTATAATGAAGTTATCTTTAAGAGTCAAGCAAGATGTATACATGAACTCAAGCAGAATGGCAAAGCCATCAGGGTCCACCTTTGGATCTAAACTTATGAGGCTTAAGTTGCTTTTAGGATTGTCTGCAAACATGGAGTAAAAGAGGCCACTGTGAAGAGAGAAGACGGAATATCAATGTCACTTAGTGTACACGTATAAGTATGCGCtatattaaaaatgcaaatatcATAGGACTACCTGCAAGCCATCAGAACTGTTTTATGGGCCCGGAACTGCTGCCCACCAACCATAATGGTGACATCAGTCAGGAGGTTTCTGCTGCGGAGTCGATTGAAATTGAACAGCACGTCACCAGCATGACGCGTGAATTTAATGCAGCCATCTGCTGCACACGACATATTGTTTGCCTGCACAGAAACGATTCAAAATCTagtaaaacatttgcaaaaattTAGTAAATTCCTGCTGTGATTGCAAACAtggaatgaataaacaaataaaaataaccagGGGGCAAAAATACGGTCTTAAAAATAATCAGACATTTTATtatgatgaataaaaaataaaaaaaactataaaaagaacgaaggaaaaagaaaataaatgaaattaaataatcatttgAAAACATTATTAACAGATTCAATTTCATACTCAGAAATTAATTTTAACAGGAATAAACAATTTGATTCAAACAAAGTAATGAATACAAATTAGACCAAATGATCAGTATTtaaattaacacaaataaatacaggACTGTAATGAAATGGAAAAAGTAATAATGTAGtgaataatgtaaaaaaagacCCATTTATTGTATTCCTCATTAAAAAAAGGACTACTTTGCATTTTAAGTTAAGGTCCCTACATGACAAGTGTTGAATTTAGGGGTCTGTGCATCAAACCCCAACAATGTGCCATATTACTTCACTTTAAAAAGATTCATGTGCAACTTGTGAACACTAGATGTCCACAAAGTTACAATGTTGCAAACTGAAAAGAATCACTTTCACACTAGGcctaaaaaatctgatatttacattattttgtgaTTACAACTCGTTACTTATCATTTGCTTTATAGTTGAGTTTATTTCTTTTTGGTTAGATCCACTGTAACAAAACTGGATTTCACCATGTACGCACCCTCAAGTGGGTCCAAACCTATACGAGTCTGTTAATCtatatttttctgttaaacataaaagaaaatactttgaagaatgttagaaaccattgACATGTATagcaagaaaaacaaatacaaaagaaGTCAGTGGTTATTGATATAACATTTCACCTTATAACTTCTTAAGTGTTTAATAGAGAAAAAACTCatcaggtttgtgacaagtaaagggtgagtaaataatgacagtagTCTAtcctgggtgaactatccctattaAACGCTACCAAAACTGCTATTCGTATACCCTATGATTACACATTTCACTTGAATCGACATACCAAAGCGTCCGGAATAAATCATTTTTGACCATCACAAAAAcgactagttttaaacagcattaTTTTTGGCTTTTACATCAACGGATCTACTTGAGGTcacctaaaaacacacacaacctgGCATAAGGACAAACGTCACTACATAGAATAGTAGGCTATATGATTTAAGACACGGTGCGTGACATGACGCAAGCTTCAATTTGTCCCCCGTGAGAGAAACACTTGTTGAACTGCGAAAGTACAATTTGATATCTAACCTCGTGGTTTATTGACAAAGTATTGTGAGGAGAGGTTTATGAATAGCTAGAAGTCACATGAGAATACTCcgatacatttaataataataaaaaaaaacatttgatatgAGTTGCTGTTAAATAAACATATCATAATTAATCTCACGACATGTGTGTGCTCAAATGGCGCAATCATAACTGAACATTGAAATATGTGCGCATAGCTTATAGAGAATTAACCACTGATTGATCCTTTATTACGTTTACATTAACCGGCATACAATCACATTCGCACGGGCGGAGTATAGTCAGAGATAatctataaaaacaaacaaacaaacaaacaaacaaacaaacaaacaaacaaacaaacaacaagaaCTATGTTTGAAATAATGGCACATTTATACAATATGTACCCGCTTTATGACCCCCAACGCCAGGTAATAAACTTAGTTTTCCACCCGTATAAAGTTGTACTTTCATTTATTATACAATACAAAGTGCGATCCTGAAATCTGCTTGACCAAACTATATCCAATGCAACTCTATACAACACAGTGAAACTGACACAGGAGACGAAAAGATTAAGTATTCACGCAACAGGCCAACAAAAGTCGAGTTGCGTAATTAACACGACAGCTCTAAATAGAACAAAGTAGTCTGGTTTAAAGCAgaattcattttcattattgaaaTAACTCGCTATTATAGAGCGCTCCATGTTCTCCATGTCGCCTAGACATTTTGCTAGATAGAATAAAATCACCTGGTGTGTTTTTCTTGGAAGTGTCCACCGAAGACAGTTCTTGGAAGAACTCTTCTGAGAAGACGCAGTTCTCAATTCTCGGAATTTTACCAGTGGACTGTACCACTGATACAACAGAGGGGGATCCGGACGTTTCCGTCTCCACGCATTCTAAATATTAAATGGCTGTTTAccagaaatataaaataactcACACGGAATGTCTTATGTCTAAAATGCATACTCAAGTTTATTGCAATTTGCAACGTAGCTATTAAAACGATTGGATAAAGTTAAAACCGGGCCACTAACTGCAATGAGTTGCTCCACAGACGCGGTCATAGGCAACGTCACTCCACCACCCTTTCACTCCCGTACAGATTCCGCAGAAAATGATTCCTTGCGAGTAATTTGTATATTATGTCATGTTGATTTAACAAAGCCATTATAGTCAGCATAGCCTACATTTAATTCCTTTAAAAACGAATCCCAGATTTAGTTCTAGGTTATTAACtatgcctattattattattattgatgttattattattcattcattcattcattcattcattttcttttcagcttagtccctttattaatctggggtcgccacaatggaatgaaccgccaacttatccagcatatgtttcacgcagcagatgctcttcaagctgcaacccatcactgggaaacatccatacacactcattcacactcatacactacggacaatttagcctacccaattcacctgtaccgcatgtctttggacagtgggggaaaatggagcacccggagaaaacccacgcgaacacggggagaacatgcaaactccacacagaaacgccaattgacccagctgaggctcgaaccagcgaacttcttgctgtgaggcaacagcattacctactgcgccactgcgtcgcctattattattattattattattattattattattattattattattattattattattattattatactttttgaaAATTTGTCTTTTTGAACgtcaaaatttatatattttttgtaaaataaaatggctGTATATACAATGAGGAATAATAAAATTGTGGTTTCTTAAAATAAGGCTGTAAAATGTTGAAGATTGAACCATTCATCTTTTTACCTTTTGCATCATTTGCATATATGTTAGCTAAATAACTGTTAGCTAACTGCTTCTTTAAGTAACATCACAAGACCCTGGGAGGTCACAGATTTATTACAGCATAGAATTAAGATGGCAACTGAGGCAAATAAggtctatcacacacacacacacacacacacacacacacacacacacacacacacacacacacacacacacacacacacacacacacacacacacacacacacacacacacacacacacacacacacacacacagtgtaactTAACACTCAACAAAGCAGCTATTCAGGACCATAACGCAGTGCACTCAGCTCTCAACACTATTTATATATCCGTCCCAAAGACTTACTGGAAGCATGACCATTAGATTGTGTAGagtaaactttaaacattcacaTACAAGCAGCTTACAAAGCATTgccaaatttaaaaataataattctttaaaattaaagatttaagattaaaataaaataaaattatgggGCGTCCCATTTTGGTGTGTGATTACAGTTAAACTTATTGTAGATCCATGAAAAACATAGAAAATGCAATTAAAGCATTTAATTCGATTTTTGAAACAACCTTTGTTGAAGTAAAATGCAGGTGAAATAATGTTCTTTTGTCATTGagtttaaaatatacagttgaagtctgaattattaaccccttgaattatttgcccccctgtttatttttttttcttcccaatttctgtttaaccgagagaagattttttaacacatttctaaacataatagttttaataactcatctctaataactgatttattttatctttgccgtgatgacagtaaataatatttgaccagatatttttcaagacacttctataaagcttaaagtgacatttaaaggcttaactaggttaataggttaactaggcaggttagggtaattaggcaagttattgtataacgatagtatGTTctgactatcagaaaaaatatagcttaaagataGCTTTAaaataggctaataattttgtcctttaaattatgtttaaaaaattaaaaactgcttttattctagaaggaataaaacaaataagactttctccagaaaaaaaaaattgtcagacatactgtgaaaatttccttactctgttaaacattatttgggaaatatttaaaaaagaaaaaaaaatcaaaggggactaataattctgactgcaactgtatatttaaaattgGACAACATGTTTATTCTGAGCATTACttagtaaaaataaaagaatgagtGAGTAtaccaaaatgacttttattgtcaatgtttaaaaatgcattgcTGATAAATGGTTAAAACCTTGAAGTAAGGTTTTAACCATTTATCAACATGCAGCCCAGAAACAtgagataaattaattaattataatgtcattcattatatatatatatatatatattagaggtgtgaacctatactggtctcacagttTGGTTCGGttgcgattatcatgccttcgattcggttcaatttgatatctcgtgCATCACGGTGACATTGACattaaccagctttgtctttttgtaggaaacacactttagatctttttagggtaagagtttttGAGTTAATGCtgtctgtaactgaatgtgtgtcaggaatatcgaaaacaaaaccaactgaaccgcgctcatttctggcgcccccctggatatacagcacccttatttgcctatggtgcctatgccactggccggccctgagttggttgagtgttgtaaatactcgcgttcacctccctcgcgacagagcgcgtgggagataaatgacgtcagtacataataactggttatgattattactgaaccgataatgtattgtccgcgtctgcatcgcggtgcactgaaaaaacaattaattttgacacccccaatatatatatatataaatcatttttatatatgAATGTTTGCATTATTTAGTAACAGCTGACACTGTGTTTCATATAATAATTTCATTACAATGCGTTACATTACTGAAgaacaaaaaatctaaactacATTTGGTAAAACAGTAAAAGAGCAACATACTACTTGAGTAGACCACAACTTATTTTCCAACAAATCCCTGGAAGATAGcttaaaaaaatgtcagcagagtGCGCAGATAAAACGTGAGCATCTTCCTGACAGTTTTATGTGTCAGCACTGTACACTGCTTGTCAATGGGGAATGTTTTTTTGAAGTTCTTTCATTGTGAAAGGCTGGCAACATTTCATATCTCTTTAACCTCATTGTGAAACTGCCCCCACCTCTCACACATCCAAATACTCACTTCCTTTTTCTTCAGAAGAGGAAAGTGCTCGATCGGAAATGAACGCTGCCTCAGAACTTCATTCTCAATTCAAATGTAATTCAGTGGCTTTTTCTAAAGAAATTTGCTTCTTTATATGTTTGTGAGGCTTTTGTGTTGTTAGTCAGATGAAgagtgaaggtcatcagtttctTCAGAAACATCAACACATTTTCTTTGACCAATAAGTTCTCCCACCGCAAGCTCAGTTTTCTTAGTTTGCGTCAACCTTACAATTCacccttaaaattattatttcagacATTTCTACTCTAAATACTCCACTGCTTTAAAATAGCAGTTTGAATGGTCTAATCAACACATTattaaatacatacagtacacacattaTCAAATACATATCTGTCACACGTATAAATACAGGCAGTATCATTCTTACTCGTCACAATAACACATCAAAGCCCTAGTTCAAATAGCTGAGAGGCTGTTCCAAGAAAAGTGTTCATATACAGGTCATAGATGACTGTCTGGAGAGTGAGGTATGAGTTCACACTGTGCTTTGGTGCTTCAGGCTTTGTGGTTATGGTCGACATAGTTGCTCTGACAGAGGTGTAAAAAGGTAATTGCATACTTCAAGATGAACatctttttaaatttacaaacagACAGACACTTGTTCCCTCGTGTAAATACAGCAAAAGGCAACTTTGTTGAAATGTGTGGGTTGTCAGATTACTTTCCATTATTGTGGCTTTTAGTTGATGTCTACAGAGTGGCGGTTGTGATATCAAAACCCCCAAATTCCTATTCATCACTGCTACCAGTAGTTTGTCTGTTCAAACTattatgcttttttgttttgtaaatttagattttttttatccatttttcacAGATCTTGCAATTATTTCTACATAAACTGTCtttaaaaaaagcacaatttgtgttgaaataaaataaaaaatctgtgatAAAATGGAATGGAAAAAATCTAATACTGTAGGAGGCCTATTGACAAGAAATTCAtcctttaaattgaaaaaaagagagattttatttttcaatgtcACATGACCAGGTCATTTTATATCCTTCCTGTTTGCACATCTAAAATAAACGAGGTGGTTAATAAGTCTGGTATTCAATatatttactctgtatttatCTCACCCAAGTGCGCACAGTAGTGAACACACCAATGCCATTCTGTCTGCATCTTTTCCCTATTTTAACTAATATAATATCAAATGAAGCTTGAAGTATGTGTGTTAGGGATGTCTGAATATTCTTAAAATTACATGAAGTGTATTCATAAACTAacttcaagaggatcacatgctagCGTCtggcattatccaatttatgaatcaccaatcagacgattcctaagccactataaatactctaAGGTCCATATAACAGCTGCCTTCGTTGtgaacaggcacgtgcacacatagggctcaacctgtgcagtgcacatgccctttttagtcttggatagaaagtgcccttgcaaaatgatcaaaagtgcccccgcgacgcggcacaccctcggtcccgctcttcagtaggcgcgcgacaacaccgctcttcagtacgcgcgcaacacccacaacccccccacccccacttttcaaacaatttatcctgcacatgcccttcggacggtctctgcacgggcatGGTTGTGAACAATCCCTCTTCCACCCCAACTCCTCCTTGTTGTCTTGATGGAtgacatggtggcccagtggttagcactgttgccccacagcaaaaacatcactggttctattccttaccaagccagctgacgtttctgtgtggagtttacacgttctccccgtgcttacgtgggtttccctcgggttccctggtttcctcccaccgtccaaaaacatgcaacttaaggtaATTGacatccaaattggcaccatagacatgctccttgTAAGCAGTTATCTCTTAAAAGAAATAATCACTAggcttctagttgattatttggtatcagaagtggctaataagaaaggcaaaggcctctagattacgcttattttaccaaaataaaacacgatcatgtcttgatttttaatgatttaattaggacagtaaggtctgactttgcttagacaagagtcttgtcacttaacagaagtaatgtacagtatataatataaagtcaaggtgctataaaaaaaagaattaatgctatgtatgactcccatgagcttggaggactgcattaaTAGTTCTCTACAATGAGTCAAAcaacattaataaagtcatcggaatggcaaagaaaacgttcttgcaggactcccagagttcatcgagGTTCTTTGGATTcaaatgcctcctccttcatcttaacccagacatgcttaataacgTCCATATGTAGTGACTGGACTgaccaattctggagcacctttaCCTTacttgctttcaggaactttgatatagaggctgaagtttgagaaggagcgctatcctgctgaagaatttgccttctcctgtggtttgtaatgtaatgggcagcacaaatgttttgatacctcaggctgttgatgttgctatccactctgcagatctcccgcacacccccatactaaataaccccaaaccatgatttttccttcaccaaacttgactgatttctctaagAATTTTGGGTCcgtgtgggttccaataggtcttctgcagtattggcgatgattgggatgcagttaaacagatgattcatcagataaaccttctgccacttttccaaatgatcaactagaagtcaagttattatttgttgctcgtaTACTGGGaccaatgacaagacttttgtcaggttagtgtattttatatatgtgaaatctaAATATGGACACATatgttatttgcatttattttcatgTATCATATTTCTATTTATGATCTGCATTTCCATCAGTTAGGTTCTCCTCCACATCACAGTGCAAGTTTTCATCAGCAAAACATCTTTTAAAGAATCAATCTATGTCTGACATTGGTCCGCTGTTACGCTGCGATTGGGCTTTCTTGTAACGTCAAATATGAAAGCATTGTCTGTAAAAGGGGTACATGAGAcacgtaaataaaaaaatgattaaatatggcaTCTACAGATAATGTAGTGCCACTGGGTCATCTTGTGTCAGTTGATTTTAATTACACTGTTATTACACAGTTATTTCAGATGTGATGAAATGCAATTGATGTTAAATTGGGGCTATTTTGTACAGGCGTTTTAGTTAAACGAACAGTATCTGACTTTTGTGTA
This genomic window contains:
- the bcl6ab gene encoding BCL6A transcription repressor b isoform X1 translates to MSCAADGCIKFTRHAGDVLFNFNRLRSRNLLTDVTIMVGGQQFRAHKTVLMACSGLFYSMFADNPKSNLSLISLDPKVDPDGFAILLEFMYTSCLTLKDNFIIATLNTATYLQMDHVMETCQRFIDSRGLCMKQTRTEMLVNRGCLSSEAPFIEALNPQSSVNFSTYTSPNLHYAVSTCTENPTRFYRHLPLPLEPSNPTNPLWQIPKTTVIAHQQHSLPESGTSARTITNAAVEDGDKERNRPSVLFRSARAEGNRKAPLLSSEVENIEACHTGGPESPLRSDCQPNSPAESSGCSRRPASPPSSITYAKVHNWKKYKFIVLNSTDNSSLTPPHTVSESTNQNAEHKGQDNRSTDECIKKEEHGSSVHNTFTEESSMGSTNSAERERVYCNECESEAEKPQWLQDGKPYKCDRCQAMFHYKGNPLSSHKSVHTGEKPYRCNVCGAQFNRPANLKTHSRIHSGEKPYKCETCSSRFVQVAHLRAHVLIHTGEKPYPCDICGTRFRHLQTLKSHLRIHTGEKPYHCENCDLRFRHKSQLRLHLRQKHGAITNTKVQYGRTRPELTCP
- the bcl6ab gene encoding BCL6A transcription repressor b, which encodes MSCAADGCIKFTRHAGDVLFNFNRLRSRNLLTDVTIMVGGQQFRAHKTVLMACSGLFYSMFADNPKSNLSLISLDPKVDPDGFAILLEFMYTSCLTLKDNFIIATLNTATYLQMDHVMETCQRFIDSRGLCMKQTRTEMLVNRGCLSSEAPFIEALNPQSSVNFSTYTSPNLHYAVSTCTENPTRFYRHLPLPLEPSNPTNPLWQIPKTTVIAHQQHSLPESGTSARTITNAAVEDGDKERNRPSVLFRSARAEGNRKAPLLSSEVENIEACHTGGPESPLRSDCQPNSPAESSGCSRRPASPPSSITYAKVHNWKKYKFIVLNSTDNSSLTPPHTVSESTNQNAEHKGQDNRSTDECIKKEEHGSSVHNTFTEESSMGSTNSERERVYCNECESEAEKPQWLQDGKPYKCDRCQAMFHYKGNPLSSHKSVHTGEKPYRCNVCGAQFNRPANLKTHSRIHSGEKPYKCETCSSRFVQVAHLRAHVLIHTGEKPYPCDICGTRFRHLQTLKSHLRIHTGEKPYHCENCDLRFRHKSQLRLHLRQKHGAITNTKVQYGRTRPELTCP